In Kwoniella shivajii chromosome 11, complete sequence, the DNA window TTTGATAGGAGATAAAGTATCAACTAAATTTGAAGATACAAAAGAAGGCGCTCTACCATTTCTTTTCAAAGTGTTGAGTATAGGTACAGCGTTGAGTATACAGGCCCATCCTGACAAGGCTCTGGCGAGAAAGCTTTTTGATGAGCGGCCAGACGTCTacaagggtgagtgatactTTGTTTCGGGAAGATGCTGGTATCAAACGAGCTAGAGAAGTGAGCTGATATTTGATCATACATGTAGATCCAAATCACAAACCAGAAATGGCAATTGCTCTCACTCCTTTCTTAGCATTCCTCAACTTCCTTCCTCTACCCATACTCTTGCTCAACCTACTCAGCGTGGACGAGCTTAAACCTCTTATCCCTTCCGAGCTCGTCACATCACTTGCTTCATCACTTACACTGCCTACTACTCGACCGCCCGACGCATTCTTATTCCAACCTAGCATCTCATCGCCCTCAACTGAGCAGAAAAAGATACTGAAGGATATATTCAAAGAGTTGATGTCGGCGGATGAAGATCTGGTCACTACTGCTGTTAGAAGTTTAGTTGAGAGGTATAAGAAGGGAGATGATGTATTAGAAGCTGAGAAGTCTGTCGCGGATCTAGCGATCATGCTTAACGAACAGTATCCTGATGATGTGGGAGTTTTATGTGTCTTCTTTCTGAACGTGGTGGAGctgaaaaaaggtgaagctgcTTTCTTGGAAGCTAATTCGCCTCACGCATATATCAAAGGAGGTGAGTTTAATCTACATACATATGAAGGGACACTTGACGCGAGTCATCGCTGATCACCAGTGTAGATATCATCGAATGCATGGCCACTTCCGATAATGTGGTACGAGCAGGACTCACACCTAAACTTCGTGATGTGCCTACGTTAGTAGAGATGTTGACATATGAAGCTGGACCTGGAAACAAGCAATTACTCAAGCCGACTTCATTTGGTGAAGACGATTCTACCAAATTGTACGACCCACCAATCGAAGAGTTCTCTGTCCTTCGCGTCGAATTGGCACATGGCGAGAAGACGTCTCATGAAGCGATTGAGGGTCCTTCTATCGCTGTCGTCACCGAAGGTAAAGGAGTTGTAGGAAGTGATGGGGATGAGTTGGACTTTGAACGAGGCGATGTCATATTCATTGGAGCTGGCGAGCAAGTCGACTGGGAAGCGAAGGAGAAACTGGAAATCTTCAGAGCTTTCGTAGAAGCTTAGTGTTGGCAGTAATGGACAATTTTATCTTTCGCTTCACGTTTGACTCACGTACTAGATGATATGCATATAGACTGGTGATTACACACGATCCCTCTTTGATACATATAGTGCTTTGTACACACCGTCAAGGATCATCTCGCTCAGATCTCATCAAGGGCGCGATGGTGTGGCAGTCAACCCATAGGACTTCTACAGGTCTCAACCGAGATTCTTGCTGTTCACAGTGCCAGCACCGTAGCCGCTCTGCGGATGTTATTTTCATATTCTTAAGACCCCACGTGCTTCTCAAAAGTCGTGCTGTGCATCACAGTATGCATACATAGTCTGTGTGTAACCTTTGGATAAGGGGAATGATGGGCTCACCATTGCCTTGATATACCGATACCGAGACGATAATGCCCGAGCTGAGTAATCAATGTTCCGCCTCCACCAAAACGATCGTTATCTTGTCCTGAATACCTATTGCTTAGTCAAAGCTTACAAATGATATCACACTGTTGTTTCATCCTTTATATGACGATTATATGTATCGGTCAAGCAGGATGCATTTAGAAATTTTGTCCTCCCTGCTTCTGCACGTTGACACGTACAGCAAAAAATCATGACGATTCAATCAGAACGGCTATTCGAGCCTATCAAAATAGGGGATGTAACCCTTAAGCATCGCGTGGTTATGGCTCCTATGACTCGCCTCAGAGCGGACAACGAGACGGCAGCTCCTAGTGCTATGTCCATAGCATACTACGCGCAGAGGGCAagtggtgagtgatctcaATGGACGCAAGGggatcagctgatcataGTGATAGATGGGggattgatcatttctgAGGGGACTGTGCCTTCTGTGGAAGGCAGAGGTTGGCCCAACAGTCCAGGTGAGGATGGCTTATTCTGTACCGTGACGCCGATGTTGACCTTCGGTGTCATCAGGGATATGGTCAACGGAGCAGATCGATGcatggaagaagatcacaGATGCTGTTCATGCTAAGAAAGGAACGATATTCTGTCAGCTATTCGCGGCGGGGTGAGCGAGCTCTTTGATAGTGATAGGATCCCTGAAAACTCATCTCCTTGAGTTCAAATAGACGTGTAGCCAACCCAAGTATCGCACCCGTCATATACGCCccatcagatatcaatgatcCCACCCCTGGTGCCCCTACACCACCTCTCAAAGTTATGACTCGGGAAGATATCACCAAGAGTATCGCCGATTTCACTCAAGGAGCTAAGAACGCGATTGCAGCTGGTTTTGAC includes these proteins:
- a CDS encoding mannose-6-phosphate isomerase codes for the protein MPGGVFKISPGVQSYDWGKKGSASLAAQFAQTSVKGFQIDDNKTYAELWMGTHPNVPSKLENDQLLSDHLKSNHHLIGDKVSTKFEDTKEGALPFLFKVLSIGTALSIQAHPDKALARKLFDERPDVYKDPNHKPEMAIALTPFLAFLNFLPLPILLLNLLSVDELKPLIPSELVTSLASSLTLPTTRPPDAFLFQPSISSPSTEQKKILKDIFKELMSADEDLVTTAVRSLVERYKKGDDVLEAEKSVADLAIMLNEQYPDDVGVLCVFFLNVVELKKGEAAFLEANSPHAYIKGDIIECMATSDNVVRAGLTPKLRDVPTLVEMLTYEAGPGNKQLLKPTSFGEDDSTKLYDPPIEEFSVLRVELAHGEKTSHEAIEGPSIAVVTEGKGVVGSDGDELDFERGDVIFIGAGEQVDWEAKEKLEIFRAFVEA